In Vibrio sp. STUT-A11, a genomic segment contains:
- the nsrR gene encoding nitric oxide-sensing transcriptional repressor NsrR: MQLTSFTDYALRTLIYLASLPKDKLTNITEVTDLFGVSRNHMVKVINRLGQLGYVQTVRGKNGGIRLMKPAAEITVGGVVRDLEPLDLVNCSADFCHITPACRLKDKLAKAKSAFLAELDDCTIEELLRDNSELLILLERP; the protein is encoded by the coding sequence ATGCAGTTAACCAGCTTCACCGATTACGCGCTGAGAACCTTGATCTATCTGGCTTCATTGCCAAAAGATAAGTTGACAAATATCACTGAAGTGACTGATTTATTTGGCGTATCACGTAACCATATGGTTAAGGTGATTAACCGACTTGGTCAATTGGGTTATGTACAGACTGTACGTGGAAAAAATGGTGGTATCCGTCTGATGAAGCCTGCCGCTGAGATCACAGTTGGTGGCGTTGTCCGTGATTTGGAACCGTTAGATTTGGTCAACTGCAGCGCAGATTTTTGCCACATCACTCCAGCCTGTCGACTGAAAGATAAGTTAGCAAAAGCCAAAAGTGCTTTCTTGGCGGAATTGGATGACTGCACGATTGAGGAGTTACTTAGGGACAATTCTGAGCTTTTGATCTTATTAGAGCGTCCATAA